Proteins from a genomic interval of Rhipicephalus microplus isolate Deutch F79 chromosome 6, USDA_Rmic, whole genome shotgun sequence:
- the LOC142765001 gene encoding uncharacterized protein LOC142765001 has translation MAHSFTTAVLLLLLMFYGVSCRLPRKSRNALFMDSMQDYEHMRASCRLQCKKPRASLCMESANGECLCQCIKKAYPCPPLQNSSCPSRSPPTCRLDDQLCFCKCW, from the exons ATGGCACACTCATTTACAACAGCAGTTTTGCTGTTATTGCTAATGTTTTATGGTGTCTCATGCAG ACTGCCGAGGAAGTCGAGAAACGCTTTGTTCATGGACTCAATGCAAGACTACGAACACATGC GTGCTTCTTGTAGGCTACAATGCAAGAAACCACGGGCAAGTCTCTGCATGGAGTCTGCTAACGGAGAATGCCTTTGCCAATGCA TaaaaaaggcatatccatgccCACCTCTACAAAATTCCAGTTGCCCCAGTAGATCTCCGCCAACTTGCAGGCTAGATGATCAGCTCTGCTTCTGCAAATGCT GGTGA